GAACTTCGATTGACTGCCAATGTGGATCAACCCGCCCACGGCGGCCAGGACGATCAACAACGACAGAATGCCGACAACCTGCCAGGTCTGGCGCGACGAGACGACCGCGCCAACGTGTTCATTCCAGGTGCGGCGTGCCGCCAGGTACGGGTTTTCGACCTCGCCCCTGCGTCGGCCACCTTCCATCACCGAATCCGGTGCGCGCCGGGGATCAGCCGGCTGTGCGGGCTTCTTGAAAATCAAGCCCTTGATCGTGTCTGCAAAGCTCATGCTGCCACCCCATAGTCAGAAAGTTTCAAATTGCGGCCGGCGAGCCATTCATGCACCCAGGCATCGCCGAACTTGGTTTCGAGGCTCTTGATAGCCGCCACGGATTCCTTGTCGGACGCGCCGACGAACGCCAGGGCCAGCGGGCCTAGAGCCAGGTCGTAGAGTCGCCGACCGTTCTCGGAAACGTAGTAGTACTGCCGCTTCGGAATGGCCGTAGCCAGAATCTCAATCTGGCGAGCGTTGAGGCCCATGCGGCGATAGAGCGCCGCCGTGTCCTCATCGCGGGCGTACACGTTGGGCAGGAAAATCTTGGTTGCGGTCGATTCCACGATCACGTCCAAGATGCCCGAGTTCGCCGCGTCGGAAAGGCTCTGCGTTGCCATGAGCACCAAGCAGTTCGCCTTGCGCAGCACCTTGAGCCATTCCCGAATCTTGGCGCGGAACGCCGGATGTCCCAGCATCAGCCAGGCTTCGTCCAGGATGATGACGGCCGGCTGGCCTTTCAGGCTGCGCTCGATGCGGCGGAACAGGTAGAGCAGCGTCGGCAGGGCGTATTTCTCGCCCAGGTTCATCAGCTCTTCGATTTCAAAAACGGTGAAGTCGGTGAGCGACAAACCATCTTCTTCGGCATCGAGCAGATGGCCCATGTTGCCGTCCACCGTGTACTGCCGGATCGCCTCGCGGATCGCTTCATCCTGGATCGTCACGCTGAATTCGGACAGCGTGCGCGCTCCGCTGGCGTGCATGCTCATGATCGCGTTCCCGATCTCATTGCGTTGCGCCGGGGTGGTTTCCACGTTGTTCAGCGCAAGGATCGTGTCGATCCACTCCATCGCCCAAGCCCGATCACTCTTCGATTCCAGGAACTGCAGAGGGCAGAAGGCCAGCTTGTCGTCATCGGCCGCCACGGTGAAGTGCTTGCCGCCCGTGGCCTTGGCCAAGGGGTACATGGACATGCCTTTGTCGAAGGCGTAGATCGACATGCCTTGATAGCGACGGAGCTGCGCCGCGATCAACGCAAGGTGCGTTGACTTGCCGGCACCCGTGGGACCGAACATGAAGGTGTGGCCCAGGTCGCGCACATGCAGGTTGAGACGGAACGGCGTGGCACCGTGCGTCACGCAATGCATGAGTGCCGGCGACAGCGGCGGATACATCGGGCAAGGCGCTTTGTTGAGGCCCGTCCAGATCGTGCTTGTCGGCAGCAGATCGGCCAGGTTCATCGTGTTGATGAGCGGGCGGCGAACGTTCTCCACGCCGTGGCCCGGAAGGCTTCCCAGGTAGGCGTCCAGCGTGTTGATTGTCTCGATCCGCGCAGCGAAGCCCAGGCGGTTGATGGCCTTTTCTACCTGGCGTGCAGAGGTTTCCAGCTTTTCGCGGTCTTCGTCCATCAGGACGACGACGCTGGTGTAGTAACCCACCGCGACCAGGCCGCTATTGACCTCGGCAATCGCAGACTCGGCATCGTTCACCATGGACATAGCGTCCTGGTCCACCGAGCCGGTATTCGTGTTGAACACCTGGTCGAAGAAGCCACGGATTTTTTGCTTCCACTTCTTGCGGAACTTGTCCAGGTGCTTCACGGCCTCGTGCGAGTCCATGAAGATGAAGCGGCTCGACCAGCGGTATTCGACGGGCAGCTCGCCCAGGGCGGTCAAGACTCCCGGTGTTGACTCCAGAGGAAAGCCCTCGATGGCGACGACCTGGACGAACTTGCGGCCGATCTTGGGCACCACGCCGCCGAACAGTTCCTGGCCGCCGATCACGGCATCCAGGTACATCGGGTTGCTGGGCAGCAGCACAGGGTGATCCATGCCCGTGATGCAGAACTGCAGCCAGCGCAGCAGATCGTCATGCGTGACCGTGGAGCCGTCTTCGTTCACCACCTTGTTCCCACGCAGGCGCTGCAGCTTGACGGCCGACGAAAGGCGCGAGTCGATGCTGTTGCATTCGCGCTTGAAGTAGTCGATCAAGCCTTGCGTGCGGGCCTTGTTGCCGGGGGTCTTCGCTTCGTCATCGAACATCAGTTCAACGAACTTGCTTTGCGCCAGAAGCGGCGGAAAGTAGGTCATCGTGACGATGAAATAGCCCTCGTACATCGTGCCCAGGCCCTCGAAGAGTCGGCGGCGCTCTTCGTCCATGGCGGCCGACACCGGATCAGGGAAATGCGAAAGGCCCGTTTCGGTGTAGTTGGGTGCCGGCCGGCGCACGGCATCGACGTGGAGCATCCAGCCGTTACCCAGGCCCGCGAGCGCCTGATTGATGCGGAACGACACCATTTCCCGCTGTTCATCGGTGCTGCTTGCGTTGTCGTCGCCCTTGTAGAGCCAAGAGGCGATGAACGACCCGTTCTTACCCACGATCACGCCGTCATCGACCATGGCGGCGTAGTTGAGTAGATCGGCCAGGCCGGCGTCCTTGGAACGATGCTTTTTGAGCTTCAATTCCGCATCGACGGCTCGGATGCGAGCGAACAGGATGAGCAGCAGCAAGGCACCGAGCGCCGCGATGCCAATTGCGATTGCTTCGATCATTTGTATTGCTTCCCTTGGCTATTCGGGTTCAGTCGGAAAGGCGTGCTGCGCGCTGGGTAGTACCCCTTGTACTTACGGTGACGCAGGTACACGAAGCGCAGCTTGGGATCGGACTTCGCCATGAGCCGGCACGCGAAGAGCGCACCGAACCACAGCAGAAGCCCGATCACCGTTGCCCTCAGTTCTTGGGCGCTGAAAATCAGCGCGAAGGCCAGAAGACCCGAAAACATCACCAGTTCACGATCCCCACCCATGAACAGGTTGTCTCGGTTCCCGGCGCGACGAATGGGGATCGTGCGGAGGGCCATCGTTAGACCGTGCGGACGCTGTTGGTCAGAACCGATGCGGCCTTGAGCTGGTGCATCACGGCATCGCCCAGCGCAGCAATCTCAGCGCCACGGCCGAAGAAGGTGCTCATCACGTTCTGCGCGCCGACCAGGAGGGCCATCACCAGGACGAGGAAAATCAGCGTGCGGAAGAAGCCATTCAGGTCGCCGCCGAAGATCAGCACGCCGCCCGCGATCACGATGCCGATGATCGACAGCGCGAAGGCCACGGGGCCGGTGACGGAATTGCGCAGGTTCGTCAACCAGCTTTCATAGGGCAGCGAGCCGCCCGTGCCTTCCGAGGCAAAGGCATGCTGTGGAGACAGCAGGAAAAGCACCATCAGCAGCGCCGCGCCGATGTAGAACATCGTCGTGCGGTTGATGGCGAAGGGACGGAGAAGAGACGCTTGCATTGGAAATACTCCTAGAGGGTTTTGGTGATGTAGCGGCCGTCCACGTACCCGGAAACCTCAAGGATTTCTTGGATGCGGCGACCGCCTTCAGGGGTGCGGGCGATATGAACAACGACATGAACCACCTCGCCTATCAGCGGTTCAATTTCGGCCGGTGCCGACTCATTACGGGTAATGAGCGACCTCAGACGAGCCAGGCCAGCGGCTGCGTTGTTGGCGTGGAGCGTTGCCGCCCCACCCTCGTGCCCGGTGTTCCAGGCATCGAGCAAATCCAACGCTTCCGCCCCACGCACTTCCCCGACCAGAATCCGGTCAGGGCGCATGCGCAGAGTCGCTTTCAGAAGCGCCGTCATCGGCACTTCCAAGGACGTGTGGTACTGAACGAAGTTTTCAGCGGCGCATTGAATTTCGCCGGTGTCTTCGATGATGAAAACGCGCTCCATGGGATCGCAAATCACCATCTCATTGATGATCGCGTTCACGAGCGTGGTCTTGCCCGAGCCAGTGCCGCCAATCACCAGGATGTTCCGGTGGTTCTTGACGGCGGCTTTCAGGGCCTCGTACTGGCCCTGCGTCATGGTGCCGGCCTCGACGTATTGCTCCAGCGTGAAGATGGCCACGGCCTTCTTGCGGATTGCAAACGTGGGCGCAGGCACCACCGGGGGGAGCTGGCCCGCGAAGCGCGAGCCATCAAGCGGCAACTCCCCTTCCAGGATGGGCTTGCCGCGTGTGACTTCCTTGCCGTGGTAGCCGGCAATGGTTTTGATGATCGCTTCGGACTGCGCCACGCGCAGCGACCCGATGCACTTCATCTTTTCGCCAAGCCTTTCCTGCCACAGCTTGCCGTCCGCGTTGAGCATGATTTCGACCGTGCGAGGGTCATTCAATGCACCCAAGAGCAGCGGCCCCATGTCGCGTTCCAATTTCTTCTTGGCCCGCTCTTTGAGCGTTGAGAAGTCTTCTGTGTCTGCCATGTCCGTCCTGTTCCATTTCGTTCGTCGTATTCTACACGGACAAACGATATACCGAACAGGAAAGCAAGGCAAGCCAAAGCCTTCAACGAACTGTTACCCCTGTTGACAAATGGGGTGCCCGGTTGAAGGCTGCGGGGTGAAAGGAGGCGCTGGCTGGCGAGTTGCGCGGCTGGCTGGCGGCTGGGTTGCTACCCAGCGAAGCGGCAATCCCCGTGAATGGGGGGCTTTAGCCGCTAAAAATTTCCCCTCTGGCGTCAGGACTTTTTGCCTTTACTTTTGGCTATTTGCTTCCTGTTCGCCTCATCCCATTGCCGCACTGTGAATGCCTGGTACTCGTTGAGGATCGCCGCTATGCGTGCGAACCCGTCCGGGAGACTCTTGGGGGCCTTGCCCCCGGACAAGGCGTCCAGCGTTGCCTTGTCCAAGTCGGTCATTTCCAAAAGGGTCGGCAATGGGACGCTCAAGGCGTCCGCAATGGAACCCATGATCTTGAGGGAAGGATTGGCCTTCCCGTTGGTCAAGTCGGACAGGAATGATATGGACATTCCTGCCTTCTCGGCGAGGTCATGCTTCGTCATTCCTTGCTCTTCGAGCAGGCGTAAGACGTTCGTAAAGAATATCTGGTTGTACACGGTCGGCTATGCCTTGCGATCCGCAGCTCAAAATTTTAGCCGCTAAAGTTCTTGACGGGGAGACCGTGTTTAGCTAAACTTCGAGTTCTCTAGCGCAAGAAAATCAATGCATGAGCCTAAACAGGTTCCAATTTATCGGTAATCTTACCCGCGATGAAGGGGCGAGCGATACATCAAGCTGCAGAGCAGATGCGATCCCCTCCCCTGGCGTCCAATCGGCTGTTTTGATACCGATGCGTCGAGCGACGGCAGGAGTTACGCCGCCGAATCACCCGCCGTTGGCATTTGCCGTGGCGTAATTTCCATTCGGAGGAACCTCAATGTCCGCACCCGCCCCAGCGCCGAAACGAAAAACCGCCGTCGAGAAGACCGCCGACAAGGTGAGCGAAGTCAAGCAGGCCGCTTTGCTCAAGCACACGAAAGAGCAGATCAAGGCAATGCAGCTTTCGCTGTTCGACCTCGCGCCTTGGGGCGACGACATGCGGGCGATGCCGAACGACCTGGCGCGTGCTGCGCTTTTCACGACCAGGAACAAGAAGACCCCGCGTGAGGTGCGGCAGCAACACGTAATTTTTCACGTCAATAAGGACGTGCTCATCACCTATACCGGGATCGAGCTGCGGGCCGATGACGACGAGCTGGTTTGGCAGCAGGTTCTTGAATACGCGAAGCGCTCGCCGGTCGGTACGCCCGTTTCCTTCACGTTCTACGAGCTTTGCACGGACCTGGGCTGGCCGATCAACGGCCGGTACTACGACAAGGCCGAAGAGTGCCTGACGCGCCTGCAGGCGACCGCCATGCAGTTCAGTTCGGGCCGGATCGGCCGGCTTGAATCGGTGTCCCTGATCCATCGCTTCCGCGTGCTGGATCGCGGCAAGAAAACGTCGCGCTGTCAGGTCGAAATCGACGAGGAAATGGTAGTGCTTTTTGCCGGCGATCACTACTCGAAATTCGTGTGGGAAAAGTACCGCGAGCTGTCCCCTACTGCCCGGCGCATGTTCGATTACTTCGTCTCTCACAAGGAACCCTTCCCCTTGAAGCTGGAGACGTTCAGGCTGATGTGCGGGTCCGATTCGGCCAGGCTCAAGAAGTGGCGCGAGCAGACCGGCCAGGCGTGCGAAGAGTTGAGCCAGAGCGGGCTTATCAAGCTGTCATGGGTGCAGGGTGACTCGATCTACTGCCAGCGGTAGACCAGGTGGACATGCGACAGAGAACGGGGGCCTAGGCTCCCGTTTTTCATTGACAGATGAGGGGCGCAGCGGCGGCATGCAGACACTTGAGGGGCCAAGCCAGGGACGGGGAATTTTCGCGGGCGCGAAAACCGGCTATGTCGTGCTGCGCATCGAGCCACGTTCCGCGTCTCGACCCCTGCGGGCTTCCAGCGCCTTTCCGACGCTCACCGGGTCCATGCCCCTCGCCGCTGGGCTTGCAGGCCCGCCAGTGGGCCATACGGCCGCCGCAAGCGGCCATCCAAGGCCGGCCGATCCCTCCCCGGGGGCCATGTCTGCCGAAGATCCACCCGCGCCCTGTGGGCGGCTTGTGGACAAATCGGCCCACCGTGACACTTGGGGGGCGTTCATTGACACTTGGGGGGCAGAGTACCCCGGCGCACTGCAGACACTTGAGGGGCAAACGTCAGTTTTCAGCCTGGCCAGGCTTGGCCAAGTGCCTGCAGGCGCTCGCCGCGGTCAAGTTATGCACAGGAACTGTGCATAAGCCTGTGGAAAAGCCCGATTTCTATAGACACTTGAGGGGCGCAACCCTAGACACTTGGGGGGCGGCTTCCTTGACACTTGGGGGGCCAGCTACAGACATTTGAGGGGCGCACCCTAGACACTTGAGGGGCAGCGGTTTTGCTTTTTTCTTGGCGTATCAACGACTTACGGCATGTTTTCCGATGCGCTAACCGCTTTATAACCGCTTTCTAAACCGAATTTAATAAACCGTAGTTATTAACCTGCGTGCTTAAAAAGCACGCGCCGAAGGGGGGAGACCCCCCTTCTCGATCCCACCCGGCCGCAAGCGGCCTCCCATCCCCCCCAGGGGCTGCGCCCCTCGGCCTTCGGCCTCACCTGCATTCGAGCTGCGCCTAACGGCGCAGAGGGCTACCAAACAGGCGCAAGCGCCTGCAACAGCCCTAATTTCGTCTCCAGGTCGCTGCGCTATGCCCAAAGGGGCTGCGCCCCTCTGGACTCCTGCAACTGTTCATGCCGCACAACCATCGCGGCCAAGATGGAAGGACTGCGCAGCGCAACGGCCGCAAGGTTTTACTCCAAGGGGGGAAAGGGCCGGCGACCGTTAGCCGGATTGCTGGGAAAAGTGGCCCCTCAAGTGTCAAAGAAACGCGGGTACAGGTTGACGGACTAGGGCATTTTGCCCTATAATTGATGGCAAGGCCGGGCGCTTCGCCCAGGTCAACAACCGGAGCATTTCCGATGAGCAAGACTTTGAAAGTGGCCGCCTTTCGTGCCGAGGCCGATCACCTGTTTCGACTGGCGAACGTCGATTACCACGCCTGCGTCGGTGCCCACGAGCTGGACAACTGGCGAGCCGTCGCCGGCCGCGTGCTGGCCGAGGTCGAGCACTGCGAATGCAAGCGCGCTACGCCCTACGACCTGGAGCAGTTCCGCAAGGCTGTCGAGGCCGTGAAGGAACGCATCACCCAGGCCGTCGAGCGCGGCCAAGCCAAAGCGGCCAACGATTCCCTCTTTAGCGGCTAAAAAGTTTAGCTAAATTGCTTGTCAATTAGGGCATTTTGCCCTATAATTCATTTTGAAGGCCGGGCATTTCGCCCAGGTCAACAACCGGAGAATTCCGATGAACGACACCCAAGCAAACCAACCCGTCACCGCGTCCCTGGTCGCCAGCAATCGCCGGCTTACCTTCCTACCTACTTACTTCGGACCGCGCCTGATGATGCGCGGCGAATCGCTGGTGTATGCCTGGCTGCGCCGGCTCAGTGAAGACTACAACGGCGGGTTCTGGAACTACTACGAACTGAGCAACGGCGGGTTCTATCTCGCGCCCGAGCTGACTGGCCGGCTGTGCCTGGAGGTCGACGGGAACGGGTACAGCGGCGAGCTGTCGGCCGATGCGGCCGGCATCGTCGCAACCCTGTTCACCTTGGGCCAGCTTGCCGCTGACAACCAGGGCACGGACGTGGCGGATGTGCTGATCGACCGCTACCACTTCCTGCGCGACTTCGCACGCGACCACGCCGAGGCCGCAGAAATCTTCCGAGCGATCGACTAAAGGGGGCCGGCTCCAGCCGAAAGGCTGGAGCCACCTGGAGCGCGATCATGGATCATGAAGACAGAACCGACCGGCGCAATGCGGCCATCGAGGCCGGCCGCCTTCTCGCGGATGGGGACGTGGGCGCAGCCGAGCGCTGCCATGCGTGCGGCGAGCTGCTGCACCCCTACCCCGAGCCCGAATACTGGATGCAATACCCCCTGCCGGGCTGCTGCGTGGTGGACGGCCTGCGTTTCTGCGACGACGACCGAAAACCGGAGTGCATCGACTCGCACCTGGTCAAGCATCCGACGCCGGCAGCGCCGGCCGCCGTGAAGACCAAGAAACGCGCCAAGAAGGCCGGGGGCGTCGAGGAGCGACTACGCGAGCGCGACGAGGCGGCGGCGGACCTGGCGGCCGAGCTGCCCGAAGAGCGGGCCGGCCTGCTGGCGGTCGCGGCCGAGGCCGTGGCCGCTTGTCACGCGGCCGTGCTGGCCAGCGACGGCGCTGCCGCCGAAGCAGCCGCGAATCGTTACGACGCGAGCATTTGGAAGCTCAACGGCGGCACGTACCAAGGCTGCAAGGATGGCGCGAACCCCGAGGCGGCCGGCACGTTGATCGAGCTGCATTGCAGCGCCGCGCCTAGCGTGGTGCCGATGTGGGGCCAGTCGGGGGAATTCCTGATGGAGTCGGCCGGCGTGCGCTGCCTGGTGGAAGTCGGCGATGGCTTTGGTTCGCTGCTGGATCGGCATTTCGCGTTCCATGTCGTTGACCTGGACGGGCCATTTATCTCCGAGACGGGCTACCGTTCGCATTTCGAGACGGCACAGGGCGGGATGACCGTTGACCAGGTGGCCGCCGCCGTGTTCGCCGGCTATCTCAAAGCGCATCGTCGCTACCTGACAGCCGAAGCGCAAAACAGGCATGCCGCCAAGCCGGTGCGCCCCTGGCTGGCTGGCATGGCGCAACCGCCCAGGCGGGCGCGGGCCATCGAGCCGGTGGGAGCCGATGACCTGGCCGAACCACTGCCGTCCGGGTTCGTGCTGGTGGATGCCGTCCTGACCAAGCACCAGGCATTCATCGTCAAGAAGTGGGCCGAAGCTGCGCGCCTGAAAGTCAAGGCGGCCAGGGGGGCCGCCAAGGCCGTGCCGGCCCGGATCGACGCCAAGGAAGAAGACGTAGCGCCCTCCCCTGCTGCCGAGAGCGACGACGACTACTACGAGGAACCCCCGGCGACAGAGGCGTTTTTCAAGGGCGTTCGGTGCCAGATCAAGAGCGTCCACCATCCTGTTTTCGCCAAGGACATAGGCAAAAAAGTGGTCGTGACCAAAGTTGCCGCAGACACCCGCCAGGTGTTCGCGCATGAGGATCGACCCGTAACGTACAAAATCAACCGGAATGGGCGGCGCGTGGTGGATTCAGACCCGCGCTGTATCGAGTCGATTTACAGCATGGATGCCTTGCGCATCCTATGACCAGGAGCAATGCAATGTCAGAGGCAAATATCAGGCTTGAATGCCTGCGGCCCGCAAACGACGGCTGGGAGCAGCCGACCGGCGAAGAGGTGCGCGAGGCGCTGAAAGCGGCGGGCTTCACGGGAGGCCAAGCCGCGAAAGCCCTCGGGCTGGGGGCGAAGGGCGATAGAACCGTGCGCCGCTGGATCGGCGGGGATTCGGCCATCCCCTATGCCGCATGGGCCTTGCTGTGCGACTTCGGCAATTTGGGCCAAATCTGGAAAAAGGACTAGCTAGCCGCTTTAGCGGCTAAAGCCATGAATACCCCGGCTGCGCCGGATTTTTACGCCAAGGAAGAAGATTTTCACGGCAATTTAGCTAAACTATCTTCGTTAAATCAGTTGACAGCTAGGGCATTTTGCCCTATTATGTTACTTAGAAGGCCGGGCATACCGCTCAGGTCAATAACCGGAGAACCATCCGATGAACAAGGCACCGATCATGCCGTGGGTCGATCAACTTGCAGGCGCACCCGCTACCGACTTTCCCGCTCGACGCGATCAAATCGCTGTAGTGATGAACGAAGCAGCGGCGTTGACAGAGCAAGCAACGGGGTTGCTGAACAAGGCGGCCGAGCTGCGCGCCAAGGCGTACTACGCAGCGTTGAGCCTGGAGGGCGACGCCAAGGGGAAATGGGGTTATGAGGAAGTAGAGCAGGCGAAGCGCCGAGCTGATTGGTAGGAGGAACGCCCCGGAGTGATCCGGGGCATTCGGCCCTGGTGCTGTCACACCAAAGGCCCAACCATAGGCGCGGTTGCACCCTGCATTGGATAGGCAATGCGAAAAGGGGTCAAGCGATGACGAACATCATCAAGTTTCCAGGCAAGGCCGAGGCACCCGCCGAGGTCGCACCGGAGCCGGCAGCGCAGGAGAAGCCAGCGCCTGCCGCGCCGCGCCGGGGCCTGTTCGCGCCCGTGGTCAAGGCCGTTTGGGTTGTCGTCGTCCTGGTGTGGCCGCTGCTGAAATGGATCGTCTCGATTGACGTGTTTTTTCAGTTCATCCGCATGGTCTACCACTGGAACACGCCGGGCGTTTTCGCCGGCTGGACGTTCCTCGCGCACTTCGCGGTGCTGGTGGCCTTGACCTATTTCGTATCCATCTACAAGCCCAAAGGAATTTGACATGACGAAGAACGCGGCCCGGTTGAACGCCAAGGAGGAAGACGAGCGACGTGAGGCGCTGGCCGTGATTGCGGGCGACCTTGGGCTTGATGCATCGGCCTTGCGCATCGAAAGCCTCATCGAGAGCCGCC
The window above is part of the Xanthomonas hyacinthi genome. Proteins encoded here:
- a CDS encoding VirB4 family type IV secretion/conjugal transfer ATPase: MIEAIAIGIAALGALLLLILFARIRAVDAELKLKKHRSKDAGLADLLNYAAMVDDGVIVGKNGSFIASWLYKGDDNASSTDEQREMVSFRINQALAGLGNGWMLHVDAVRRPAPNYTETGLSHFPDPVSAAMDEERRRLFEGLGTMYEGYFIVTMTYFPPLLAQSKFVELMFDDEAKTPGNKARTQGLIDYFKRECNSIDSRLSSAVKLQRLRGNKVVNEDGSTVTHDDLLRWLQFCITGMDHPVLLPSNPMYLDAVIGGQELFGGVVPKIGRKFVQVVAIEGFPLESTPGVLTALGELPVEYRWSSRFIFMDSHEAVKHLDKFRKKWKQKIRGFFDQVFNTNTGSVDQDAMSMVNDAESAIAEVNSGLVAVGYYTSVVVLMDEDREKLETSARQVEKAINRLGFAARIETINTLDAYLGSLPGHGVENVRRPLINTMNLADLLPTSTIWTGLNKAPCPMYPPLSPALMHCVTHGATPFRLNLHVRDLGHTFMFGPTGAGKSTHLALIAAQLRRYQGMSIYAFDKGMSMYPLAKATGGKHFTVAADDDKLAFCPLQFLESKSDRAWAMEWIDTILALNNVETTPAQRNEIGNAIMSMHASGARTLSEFSVTIQDEAIREAIRQYTVDGNMGHLLDAEEDGLSLTDFTVFEIEELMNLGEKYALPTLLYLFRRIERSLKGQPAVIILDEAWLMLGHPAFRAKIREWLKVLRKANCLVLMATQSLSDAANSGILDVIVESTATKIFLPNVYARDEDTAALYRRMGLNARQIEILATAIPKRQYYYVSENGRRLYDLALGPLALAFVGASDKESVAAIKSLETKFGDAWVHEWLAGRNLKLSDYGVAA
- a CDS encoding conjugal transfer protein TrbD — its product is MALRTIPIRRAGNRDNLFMGGDRELVMFSGLLAFALIFSAQELRATVIGLLLWFGALFACRLMAKSDPKLRFVYLRHRKYKGYYPARSTPFRLNPNSQGKQYK
- the trbC gene encoding IncP-type conjugal transfer pilin TrbC, which encodes MQASLLRPFAINRTTMFYIGAALLMVLFLLSPQHAFASEGTGGSLPYESWLTNLRNSVTGPVAFALSIIGIVIAGGVLIFGGDLNGFFRTLIFLVLVMALLVGAQNVMSTFFGRGAEIAALGDAVMHQLKAASVLTNSVRTV
- the trbB gene encoding P-type conjugative transfer ATPase TrbB is translated as MADTEDFSTLKERAKKKLERDMGPLLLGALNDPRTVEIMLNADGKLWQERLGEKMKCIGSLRVAQSEAIIKTIAGYHGKEVTRGKPILEGELPLDGSRFAGQLPPVVPAPTFAIRKKAVAIFTLEQYVEAGTMTQGQYEALKAAVKNHRNILVIGGTGSGKTTLVNAIINEMVICDPMERVFIIEDTGEIQCAAENFVQYHTSLEVPMTALLKATLRMRPDRILVGEVRGAEALDLLDAWNTGHEGGAATLHANNAAAGLARLRSLITRNESAPAEIEPLIGEVVHVVVHIARTPEGGRRIQEILEVSGYVDGRYITKTL
- a CDS encoding transcriptional regulator; the encoded protein is MYNQIFFTNVLRLLEEQGMTKHDLAEKAGMSISFLSDLTNGKANPSLKIMGSIADALSVPLPTLLEMTDLDKATLDALSGGKAPKSLPDGFARIAAILNEYQAFTVRQWDEANRKQIAKSKGKKS
- the trfA gene encoding plasmid replication initiator TrfA; the protein is MSAPAPAPKRKTAVEKTADKVSEVKQAALLKHTKEQIKAMQLSLFDLAPWGDDMRAMPNDLARAALFTTRNKKTPREVRQQHVIFHVNKDVLITYTGIELRADDDELVWQQVLEYAKRSPVGTPVSFTFYELCTDLGWPINGRYYDKAEECLTRLQATAMQFSSGRIGRLESVSLIHRFRVLDRGKKTSRCQVEIDEEMVVLFAGDHYSKFVWEKYRELSPTARRMFDYFVSHKEPFPLKLETFRLMCGSDSARLKKWREQTGQACEELSQSGLIKLSWVQGDSIYCQR
- a CDS encoding antirestriction protein, whose translation is MNDTQANQPVTASLVASNRRLTFLPTYFGPRLMMRGESLVYAWLRRLSEDYNGGFWNYYELSNGGFYLAPELTGRLCLEVDGNGYSGELSADAAGIVATLFTLGQLAADNQGTDVADVLIDRYHFLRDFARDHAEAAEIFRAID
- a CDS encoding klcB produces the protein MDHEDRTDRRNAAIEAGRLLADGDVGAAERCHACGELLHPYPEPEYWMQYPLPGCCVVDGLRFCDDDRKPECIDSHLVKHPTPAAPAAVKTKKRAKKAGGVEERLRERDEAAADLAAELPEERAGLLAVAAEAVAACHAAVLASDGAAAEAAANRYDASIWKLNGGTYQGCKDGANPEAAGTLIELHCSAAPSVVPMWGQSGEFLMESAGVRCLVEVGDGFGSLLDRHFAFHVVDLDGPFISETGYRSHFETAQGGMTVDQVAAAVFAGYLKAHRRYLTAEAQNRHAAKPVRPWLAGMAQPPRRARAIEPVGADDLAEPLPSGFVLVDAVLTKHQAFIVKKWAEAARLKVKAARGAAKAVPARIDAKEEDVAPSPAAESDDDYYEEPPATEAFFKGVRCQIKSVHHPVFAKDIGKKVVVTKVAADTRQVFAHEDRPVTYKINRNGRRVVDSDPRCIESIYSMDALRIL
- a CDS encoding helix-turn-helix domain-containing protein codes for the protein MSEANIRLECLRPANDGWEQPTGEEVREALKAAGFTGGQAAKALGLGAKGDRTVRRWIGGDSAIPYAAWALLCDFGNLGQIWKKD
- the kleA gene encoding stable inheritance protein KleA → MNKAPIMPWVDQLAGAPATDFPARRDQIAVVMNEAAALTEQATGLLNKAAELRAKAYYAALSLEGDAKGKWGYEEVEQAKRRADW
- the kleE gene encoding KleE stable inheritance protein, with protein sequence MTNIIKFPGKAEAPAEVAPEPAAQEKPAPAAPRRGLFAPVVKAVWVVVVLVWPLLKWIVSIDVFFQFIRMVYHWNTPGVFAGWTFLAHFAVLVALTYFVSIYKPKGI